From Spirochaeta lutea, one genomic window encodes:
- a CDS encoding aminopeptidase P family protein: MESQKTVHRARVEALQKRMAETGIHGWIIPSSDPHQSEYYADYWKARGWVSGFTGSAGTLVVTRDQAALWTDGRYFLEAGEVLEGTGIQLMKEGVADTPGIAAWLSGLVPRGGVVSYDARMVAPHYHLSLEQELAAPGISLVPGKDLLEGIWQDRPSLPEEAVRNFPRERAGLSREQKLARLRQALGERGCSIMVISALDEVAWVLNLRGRDVAYNPVFYSYLTVGLQEGTILWIGPGKLDSGLEAELAGQGITLKPYDDLADWIARQPEDARFWVNPRQVSMALSQVLGADRVYWEQLPTTLDKARKTPAELASLDDCMVSDGRALVRFFSWLEQTLDSGQELTEYDAARRLSEFRGQVPDYQGDSFQTIVGYGPNGAVIHYGPEKEGARVIRGQGLLLVDSGGQYSRGTTDITRTIPVGGSVDREQRRMYTLVLQGHIALARAVFPRGTTGTQLDILARQPLWNQGLNYGHGTGHGVGFCLNVHEGPGRISPLANSVALEPGMVFSNEPGYYREGEFGIRIENLIVVEDHPDFPGYLRFRTLSFCPLELDLVDRTLLSDSQRDWINAYHRRTRELLSPGLEGASLEWLLSKARDLD; the protein is encoded by the coding sequence ATGGAATCACAGAAAACAGTACATCGGGCCAGGGTGGAAGCCCTTCAGAAGCGTATGGCGGAAACGGGCATCCACGGCTGGATTATTCCCAGCAGCGATCCCCACCAGTCGGAGTACTACGCTGATTACTGGAAGGCCCGGGGCTGGGTCAGCGGGTTTACTGGATCGGCGGGAACCCTGGTGGTTACCCGGGATCAGGCAGCCCTCTGGACCGACGGCCGGTACTTCCTGGAAGCAGGGGAGGTCCTGGAGGGTACGGGCATCCAGCTGATGAAGGAGGGCGTGGCTGACACCCCGGGTATCGCGGCCTGGCTGTCCGGTCTTGTGCCCCGGGGTGGGGTGGTTTCCTACGATGCCCGGATGGTGGCTCCCCACTACCACCTGAGCCTGGAACAGGAGCTTGCTGCCCCGGGGATCAGCCTGGTGCCCGGGAAGGATCTCCTGGAGGGTATTTGGCAGGATCGTCCCAGCCTCCCGGAGGAAGCGGTGCGGAATTTTCCCCGGGAGCGGGCGGGGTTAAGCCGGGAACAGAAGCTTGCCCGGCTGCGCCAGGCCTTGGGGGAACGGGGTTGTTCCATCATGGTGATTTCCGCCCTGGACGAGGTGGCCTGGGTGCTGAATCTCCGGGGTAGGGATGTAGCCTACAATCCGGTGTTTTACTCCTACCTTACCGTGGGGCTCCAGGAAGGGACTATTCTCTGGATCGGCCCGGGAAAGCTTGATTCCGGCCTGGAGGCCGAGCTGGCGGGTCAGGGAATCACCCTGAAACCCTATGACGACCTGGCTGACTGGATCGCCCGGCAGCCTGAGGACGCCAGGTTCTGGGTCAACCCCCGGCAGGTTTCCATGGCCCTGTCCCAAGTCCTGGGGGCGGACCGGGTATACTGGGAGCAGCTGCCCACAACCCTGGATAAGGCCCGCAAGACCCCCGCTGAACTGGCCAGTCTGGATGACTGTATGGTTTCCGACGGCAGGGCCCTGGTACGCTTCTTCTCGTGGCTGGAGCAGACCCTGGATTCCGGGCAGGAGCTGACGGAGTACGATGCAGCCCGGCGGCTCTCGGAATTCCGGGGACAGGTTCCGGATTACCAGGGGGACAGCTTTCAGACCATAGTCGGCTACGGACCCAACGGGGCGGTGATCCACTACGGCCCTGAGAAGGAGGGGGCCAGGGTGATTCGGGGGCAGGGGCTGCTCCTGGTGGACAGCGGGGGACAGTATTCCCGGGGTACCACGGACATTACCCGAACTATTCCGGTGGGCGGTTCTGTAGACCGGGAACAGCGCCGGATGTACACCCTGGTTCTCCAGGGTCACATTGCCCTGGCCCGGGCAGTCTTTCCCCGGGGCACCACGGGCACCCAGCTGGACATCCTGGCTCGACAGCCGCTGTGGAACCAGGGGTTGAATTACGGCCATGGAACGGGTCACGGGGTCGGGTTCTGCCTGAATGTTCACGAGGGGCCGGGCCGGATCAGCCCCCTGGCGAACTCGGTAGCCTTGGAGCCCGGTATGGTTTTTTCCAACGAGCCGGGGTACTACCGGGAAGGGGAGTTCGGGATCCGGATTGAAAACCTGATTGTCGTGGAGGACCACCCTGATTTCCCAGGATACCTGAGGTTTAGAACCCTGAGCTTCTGTCCCTTGGAGCTTGATTTGGTGGATCGAACCCTGTTATCCGATTCCCAGCGCGACTGGATCAATGCCTACCACCGCCGCACCCGGGAGCTGCTGTCTCCGGGGCTCGAGGGAGCCAGCCTGGAGTGGCTGCTTTCCAAGGCCCGGGATCTGGATTAG
- a CDS encoding HAD family hydrolase gives MSILCIFDLDGTLLDTLGGIHYHLGVALNSHQFPCPTREQTRTLVGHGLKNLVRDSLSSFDQDSENSELVQSILQKLLESYRQDPPRQTCPYPGIPEVLHSLAARGCSLAVLTNKDQDLAQRLVHHFFPDLFFSVIGSGPAWPRKPAPDSSTHLRTSSGARGSLFIGDSEVDIRTAKAAGIPAAGVTWGFRDRPVLEREAPDWLVDRPGDLIGIVLGLAEALESP, from the coding sequence ATGAGTATTCTATGCATCTTCGATCTAGACGGAACCCTGTTAGACACCCTGGGGGGTATTCACTACCACCTCGGGGTTGCCTTGAACTCCCACCAGTTCCCCTGTCCCACCCGGGAACAGACCCGGACCCTGGTGGGGCACGGCCTGAAGAACCTGGTTCGGGACAGTCTCTCTTCCTTCGACCAGGATAGCGAAAATTCCGAACTTGTACAAAGTATCCTCCAGAAGCTCCTGGAAAGCTATCGCCAGGATCCCCCCCGGCAGACCTGCCCCTACCCGGGCATTCCCGAGGTGCTGCACAGCCTGGCGGCCAGGGGCTGCTCCCTGGCTGTATTGACCAACAAAGACCAGGACCTTGCCCAGAGGCTGGTCCACCACTTTTTCCCCGATCTCTTTTTCTCGGTAATCGGCTCGGGTCCGGCGTGGCCCCGGAAGCCCGCCCCGGATTCCAGCACCCATCTGAGAACATCCAGCGGGGCCCGGGGCAGCCTGTTCATCGGTGACAGCGAGGTGGATATCCGCACCGCCAAGGCGGCAGGTATACCGGCAGCGGGGGTCACCTGGGGCTTCCGGGACCGCCCGGTTCTGGAGCGGGAAGCGCCGGATTGGCTGGTTGACCGCCCCGGGGACCTGATCGGCATTGTTTTGGGCCTTGCTGAGGCATTAGAATCACCATAA
- the glmS gene encoding glutamine--fructose-6-phosphate transaminase (isomerizing), giving the protein MCGIIGYTGEHHVTEILLHGLKRLEYRGYDSSGVGVLNRKKIRVNKKAGALGRLTETMEADLDGTIGIAHTRWATHGGVTDGNAHPHLSSDGSIAVVHNGIIDNYQELRERLAGRGISFSSDTDSEVLAHLIQLELQGTGFSGFDPRGGAAAHSSDSEKPSGSGAAPGKPAAKRSPGEDQALHPAGPAAAVARALEFVRGTYGLVVLFKEFPETLVAAKNGSPLAVGISQDGRYIASDPIAFAAYTRQVIFLEDRELAVITPDTLSIFDAAQAEVRRPAETIDVRSADVSKGEYQDYLEKEIFEQPESIRRAFGNGGRLDRDFGTARLGGIELNGSQIRNIRQAHFIGMGTAMYAGQVGARMMEGLARISSHTLDASELRWSNPIVEDDSVYFALSQSGETLDTLLAVKELQNRGGRVYGIINAVGSTIARACGAGVYIHAGPEVSVASTKAFTGQITSMFLLALSFGRIRHLSPSEGKRLIDALELIPDQINQILAQSAQVQDIARRFKHATSFMYLGRGVSYPIAMEGALKLKELSYLHAEGFSSGNLKHGPLALIDETVPSLFIAPEGDTLDKVISNIQEVKARKGPVITVTNADSRELEELSDALIRVPKCPEILSPLLTIVPLQLFALYLTRELGRNVDQPRNLAKSVTTD; this is encoded by the coding sequence ATGTGCGGAATTATTGGATATACCGGGGAGCACCATGTTACTGAGATCCTGCTCCATGGCCTGAAGCGTCTGGAATACCGGGGCTACGACAGCTCCGGGGTGGGCGTGCTGAACCGGAAAAAGATCCGGGTTAACAAAAAGGCCGGTGCCCTGGGCCGCTTAACCGAAACCATGGAGGCCGATCTGGACGGCACCATCGGTATTGCCCACACCCGTTGGGCCACCCACGGCGGGGTGACCGACGGCAATGCCCACCCCCACCTGAGCAGCGACGGCAGCATCGCCGTGGTTCATAACGGGATTATCGACAACTACCAGGAGCTCCGGGAGCGCCTGGCCGGCCGGGGCATCTCCTTCTCCAGCGATACGGACTCCGAGGTTCTGGCCCACCTGATCCAGCTGGAACTCCAGGGCACGGGGTTCTCGGGCTTTGATCCCCGGGGCGGCGCAGCGGCGCATTCCTCGGATTCGGAAAAGCCTTCCGGCTCCGGGGCTGCTCCGGGAAAACCCGCCGCCAAACGGTCCCCCGGGGAGGATCAAGCCCTCCATCCCGCAGGTCCTGCGGCCGCGGTGGCCCGGGCCCTGGAATTCGTCCGGGGTACCTACGGCCTGGTGGTGCTCTTCAAGGAATTTCCCGAAACCCTGGTAGCCGCTAAAAACGGCAGCCCCCTGGCGGTGGGCATCAGCCAAGACGGCCGTTACATTGCCAGCGATCCCATTGCCTTTGCCGCCTATACGCGCCAGGTCATCTTTCTGGAAGACCGGGAATTAGCGGTTATTACCCCGGATACCCTGTCGATATTTGACGCAGCCCAGGCCGAGGTTCGGCGGCCGGCGGAAACCATCGATGTCCGCAGTGCCGATGTGTCCAAGGGAGAGTACCAGGACTACCTGGAAAAGGAGATCTTCGAACAGCCCGAATCCATCCGCCGGGCCTTCGGGAACGGCGGCCGCCTGGACCGGGACTTCGGTACCGCCCGGTTGGGGGGCATCGAGCTCAACGGTTCCCAGATCCGCAATATCCGCCAGGCCCATTTCATCGGTATGGGAACCGCCATGTACGCCGGCCAGGTCGGTGCGAGGATGATGGAGGGATTGGCTCGGATTTCCAGCCACACCCTGGACGCCTCGGAACTGCGCTGGTCCAACCCCATTGTGGAGGACGATTCGGTGTACTTCGCCCTGAGCCAGAGCGGAGAAACCCTGGATACCCTGCTGGCCGTAAAGGAGCTGCAGAACCGGGGAGGCCGGGTCTACGGGATCATCAACGCGGTGGGCAGCACCATCGCCCGGGCCTGCGGCGCCGGGGTCTACATCCACGCAGGTCCCGAGGTCTCGGTGGCCAGCACCAAGGCCTTTACCGGACAGATTACCAGCATGTTTCTCCTTGCCCTGAGCTTCGGGCGAATCCGGCACCTGTCCCCCAGCGAGGGTAAACGCCTCATCGACGCCCTAGAGCTGATCCCCGATCAGATCAACCAGATCCTGGCCCAGAGCGCCCAGGTACAGGACATCGCCCGGCGCTTCAAACACGCCACCAGCTTCATGTACCTTGGCCGGGGGGTGAGCTACCCCATCGCCATGGAGGGTGCCCTGAAGCTCAAGGAGCTGTCCTACCTACACGCCGAGGGATTCAGTTCAGGAAACCTGAAACACGGGCCCTTGGCGCTCATCGATGAAACCGTTCCCTCCCTGTTCATTGCCCCCGAAGGGGATACCCTGGATAAGGTGATTTCAAACATCCAGGAGGTGAAGGCCCGGAAAGGTCCGGTCATTACCGTGACCAATGCGGACAGCCGGGAGCTGGAGGAGCTGTCCGATGCCCTGATTCGGGTGCCCAAATGTCCCGAGATCCTTTCTCCCCTGCTGACCATCGTACCCCTGCAGCTTTTTGCCCTCTACCTGACCCGGGAACTGGGCCGGAACGTTGATCAGCCCAGGAACCTGGCAAAAAGCGTCACCACCGATTAG
- a CDS encoding ATP-binding protein → MTAKNSVHHSIPRAARPPGGFFIHLFGIFRPGKGPRCFFLRGFLCLWALLLPVLAGGQPVIPFSQEVRVAGVWDLFPYSYQEEGRITGFFPELLRSAGAVLGFTPEFPSMTWSEGLERAMEGSIDIMVSLTKTQERQAFLDYSAVPLATSWGVVLIPLESSVTDVLALDARPVGIVRGDQNGKNLMALTESFGVSPVYREYSSHSALQAAIIQGQVDAGAFFSAFRFDGDALRRSPIIYNPVQTFYAVPRGSNQRLLSELDALFTRWIEHTDSPYYQLQERYLTNQGRRPGTFPGWLRTLVILLGLGFLVVLGLNILLRRLIQRKTRELQQTNELLMAIFNHAPMPIIMMTRGGEFRYVNQRFSQVLGYSIEEIPDAETWWQIMYPREDQRRRIRQIYEHRVEQALNSGQTSIEPTEGQLVARDGRAYTFQFLMTFTQDLNVVMFQDLTELRANQQYLEDFNAQLEYLVEERTRELEQSRQALFLAEKNAGLGRMVAGFSHEVNTPIGVSLTAASFLMEETQGFSDQAGAGQVSRKQFQTYLDRALESSKIILQNLERAAGLINGFKQVSADQMHLSIRSIDLKDYLQQIMLSLQPRFRHTRHTWKIESPSIQMITYPGALAQILTNLVTNSLTYAFPDPESIGFIRITAVREDSRVFVRYEDNGVGIPIEDWEKVFEPFFTTGRGRGGTGLGLSIVHSLVTERLRGSIGLRRSELGGVCFMLDLPMELSEDTVDSDTGSAQG, encoded by the coding sequence ATGACCGCCAAGAATAGCGTACACCATTCCATCCCCCGTGCAGCTAGACCGCCCGGGGGATTTTTTATACATCTGTTTGGCATCTTCCGGCCCGGTAAGGGACCGAGGTGTTTTTTTCTGAGGGGATTTCTCTGCCTCTGGGCTCTGCTGCTGCCCGTCTTGGCAGGTGGCCAGCCGGTAATCCCCTTCTCCCAGGAGGTGCGGGTTGCCGGGGTCTGGGACCTTTTTCCCTACAGCTACCAGGAGGAAGGCCGGATAACCGGGTTTTTTCCGGAGTTGTTGCGGTCCGCCGGGGCTGTTCTCGGATTTACCCCGGAATTTCCGTCCATGACCTGGTCGGAGGGGCTTGAACGGGCCATGGAGGGCAGCATTGATATCATGGTGTCCCTGACAAAAACCCAGGAGCGCCAAGCCTTCCTGGATTATAGCGCCGTACCCCTGGCAACCAGCTGGGGTGTGGTTCTTATTCCCCTGGAGTCATCGGTAACCGATGTGCTGGCTCTGGATGCCCGGCCTGTGGGCATTGTACGGGGGGATCAAAACGGAAAAAACCTCATGGCGCTTACCGAGTCCTTCGGGGTGAGTCCCGTATACCGGGAGTACTCCAGCCACTCTGCCCTCCAAGCGGCCATCATCCAGGGACAGGTTGACGCCGGCGCTTTTTTCAGCGCCTTTCGCTTCGATGGTGATGCCCTGCGCCGGTCACCCATCATCTACAATCCGGTTCAGACCTTCTACGCGGTGCCCAGGGGGAGCAATCAGCGTCTACTCTCCGAACTGGATGCACTGTTTACCCGGTGGATTGAACACACCGACAGTCCCTACTACCAGCTCCAGGAGCGTTATCTTACCAACCAGGGCCGGAGACCCGGAACCTTTCCCGGATGGCTGCGTACCCTGGTAATCCTTCTCGGCCTGGGGTTCCTGGTGGTATTGGGGCTGAATATCCTATTGCGCCGGCTCATTCAGCGGAAAACCCGGGAGCTTCAGCAGACCAACGAGCTGCTTATGGCCATTTTCAATCACGCCCCCATGCCGATTATCATGATGACCAGGGGTGGGGAGTTCCGGTATGTTAACCAGCGCTTTTCCCAGGTTCTGGGGTATTCCATCGAGGAGATTCCCGATGCGGAAACCTGGTGGCAGATTATGTATCCCCGGGAGGACCAGCGCCGCAGGATCCGGCAGATCTATGAACACCGGGTCGAGCAGGCTTTAAACAGCGGCCAGACAAGCATCGAGCCCACCGAGGGCCAGCTGGTGGCCAGGGACGGCAGAGCCTACACCTTTCAGTTTCTCATGACCTTTACCCAGGATCTGAATGTGGTAATGTTCCAGGATCTGACGGAGCTTCGGGCGAATCAGCAGTACCTGGAGGATTTCAACGCCCAGCTGGAGTATCTGGTAGAGGAACGCACCCGGGAGCTGGAACAGAGCCGGCAGGCCCTGTTTTTGGCGGAAAAGAATGCCGGTTTGGGACGGATGGTGGCGGGGTTCTCCCACGAGGTGAACACCCCCATCGGCGTAAGCCTGACGGCAGCCTCGTTTCTGATGGAGGAAACTCAAGGGTTCTCGGATCAGGCCGGGGCCGGCCAGGTGAGCCGGAAGCAGTTTCAGACCTATTTGGATCGGGCGTTAGAATCATCCAAGATAATCCTACAGAACCTGGAACGGGCTGCGGGGCTTATTAACGGCTTCAAACAGGTGTCTGCCGACCAGATGCACCTCAGTATCCGCTCGATTGATCTAAAGGACTACCTGCAACAGATAATGCTCAGCCTGCAACCCCGGTTTCGTCATACCCGCCATACCTGGAAGATTGAGAGCCCCTCCATCCAGATGATTACCTATCCCGGGGCCCTGGCGCAGATTCTGACCAACCTGGTTACCAACAGCCTGACCTACGCCTTTCCGGACCCGGAGAGTATCGGGTTTATTCGTATCACTGCCGTCCGTGAAGACTCCCGGGTCTTTGTACGCTACGAGGATAACGGGGTCGGGATTCCTATTGAAGATTGGGAGAAGGTATTCGAACCCTTTTTTACCACCGGCCGGGGCAGGGGCGGAACCGGATTGGGCCTGAGTATTGTGCACAGCCTGGTAACCGAGCGGCTCCGGGGCAGTATCGGGTTGCGTAGATCCGAGCTGGGCGGGGTCTGTTTCATGCTCGATCTTCCCATGGAGCTGTCGGAGGATACCGTCGACAGCGATACCGGCTCGGCCCAGGGCTAA
- a CDS encoding aldose epimerase family protein, producing MEVGISSFGNHQGVEVNRFTMTVPGGITVQVSSLGAALVGVSVPGGDGTAVETVCGFNTLEEYVANPPFFGVTVGPVANRISKARFTLDGKEYRLQANDGANTLHSGPDCSFAFKVFDARCYESDDAAGVVFTYRRPDGEGGFPGTLTLEASYWVTRQNDLIMTYRATTDAPTPVNITNHAYFNLNGEAEGSILDHSMTIHADRYLPVDGEFLPTGDLAKVDGPMDFRSPATIGSRIDQVPGGYDHCYILKDDAPVWDPGLSEQSLSSCPDYLAEVIRGAAHGNSSTGRKVQRAAAAQGETSGITMEVYTNQVGTQFYSGNMLPAQGIPGRAGAVYTPRTAFCLETQGYNDALTRPEFPSIILRPGEAYERTTVHRFSL from the coding sequence ATGGAGGTAGGAATTTCATCCTTTGGGAATCATCAGGGTGTAGAGGTGAACCGGTTCACTATGACCGTTCCCGGGGGCATTACTGTACAGGTATCGAGTCTCGGTGCCGCCCTGGTAGGGGTTTCGGTGCCCGGCGGTGACGGCACGGCCGTAGAGACCGTGTGCGGCTTCAATACTTTGGAGGAGTATGTTGCCAACCCGCCGTTTTTCGGGGTAACCGTGGGGCCGGTGGCAAACCGGATCTCCAAGGCACGGTTTACCCTGGACGGCAAGGAGTACCGGCTCCAGGCGAACGACGGCGCCAACACCCTTCACTCCGGACCTGATTGCAGTTTCGCCTTCAAGGTTTTCGACGCCCGGTGTTATGAGAGTGATGATGCGGCGGGGGTGGTGTTTACCTACCGACGGCCCGACGGTGAGGGAGGCTTCCCCGGCACCCTTACCCTGGAGGCCTCCTACTGGGTAACCCGGCAAAATGATCTCATCATGACCTACCGGGCCACTACCGACGCCCCAACCCCGGTAAACATCACCAACCATGCCTATTTTAACCTCAACGGCGAGGCGGAGGGCTCCATCCTGGACCATTCCATGACCATCCACGCCGACCGCTATCTGCCCGTGGACGGGGAGTTCCTGCCCACGGGTGACCTGGCAAAGGTGGACGGTCCCATGGACTTCCGCAGTCCAGCAACCATCGGTTCCCGGATCGATCAGGTGCCCGGGGGCTACGATCACTGCTACATCCTTAAGGACGATGCCCCGGTATGGGATCCCGGGTTGTCGGAACAGAGCCTGAGTTCCTGCCCCGACTATCTGGCAGAGGTTATCAGGGGCGCCGCTCATGGGAATTCCTCCACAGGCCGGAAGGTACAGCGTGCGGCGGCCGCCCAGGGGGAAACATCGGGTATCACCATGGAGGTGTATACCAACCAGGTGGGAACCCAGTTTTACAGCGGGAACATGCTCCCTGCCCAGGGGATTCCTGGTAGGGCCGGGGCCGTATACACCCCCCGCACCGCCTTCTGCCTTGAGACCCAGGGCTACAATGATGCCCTAACCCGGCCGGAGTTTCCCAGCATAATTCTTCGGCCCGGTGAGGCCTACGAACGTACCACGGTGCACCGCTTTAGCCTATAA
- a CDS encoding dihydroorotate dehydrogenase-like protein produces MANLTSTYMGITLKNPLVVGACSLTSNMDAIRKIETKGAGALVIKSLFEEQIAYQRYAHDEDIHLYDNWHAEMQSIFPEVEHAGPEEHLMWTQRAKESVSIPVIASLNALNIETWAEWAKKLEETGVDGLELNFFGLPDDLIAPAQEIEKAQVEAVQAVKKAVKIPVSVKLSSFYTSPVRIIQQLEKAGVDGFVLFNRFFHPSINVETETSSYPFNLSGPADHKLALRFMGLLHGQTKASLCASNGIHTSQEALEVLLAGADVFQTVSTLYLNSLDQITTILGDIQGWMRKKGYEKIDDFRGKLSEAKNGDTSAYRRAQYVRMLLRSQDYIKRPNLI; encoded by the coding sequence ATGGCAAACCTCACTTCAACGTACATGGGAATCACCCTAAAAAATCCCCTAGTGGTCGGTGCCTGCAGCCTGACCAGCAATATGGACGCTATCCGAAAAATCGAGACCAAAGGCGCAGGTGCCTTGGTTATAAAGAGCCTGTTCGAGGAGCAGATCGCCTATCAGCGCTATGCCCACGACGAGGATATTCATCTGTATGACAACTGGCATGCGGAAATGCAGAGTATCTTTCCCGAGGTCGAGCATGCCGGGCCGGAGGAGCACCTCATGTGGACCCAGCGGGCCAAGGAATCCGTGTCGATTCCGGTTATTGCCAGCCTTAACGCCCTGAACATTGAAACCTGGGCCGAGTGGGCCAAAAAACTCGAAGAAACCGGGGTGGACGGATTGGAGCTGAACTTCTTCGGATTGCCCGACGATCTGATCGCACCGGCTCAGGAGATCGAAAAGGCCCAGGTAGAGGCGGTGCAGGCGGTTAAAAAGGCCGTTAAAATCCCCGTTTCAGTAAAGCTTTCCAGTTTTTACACCAGCCCGGTTCGCATCATCCAGCAGCTTGAGAAGGCCGGAGTGGACGGGTTCGTACTCTTCAACCGGTTCTTCCATCCCTCCATCAATGTTGAAACCGAAACAAGCAGCTACCCCTTTAACCTTTCGGGGCCTGCGGATCATAAGCTTGCCCTGCGCTTCATGGGGCTGCTCCACGGACAGACCAAGGCGAGCCTCTGCGCATCCAACGGGATTCACACCAGCCAGGAGGCCTTGGAAGTGCTCTTGGCCGGAGCGGATGTGTTCCAGACCGTTTCGACCCTGTACCTGAATTCCCTGGATCAGATTACCACCATACTGGGGGACATCCAGGGATGGATGCGGAAGAAGGGCTACGAAAAAATTGATGACTTCCGGGGTAAACTCTCCGAGGCCAAAAACGGCGATACCTCCGCCTACCGCCGCGCCCAGTACGTGCGGATGCTGCTCCGGAGCCAGGACTACATAAAGCGCCCGAATTTGATTTAA
- a CDS encoding ATP-binding cassette domain-containing protein → MDPAIRFQDISFFYVNQDAPENIKDVTPQDLTFLFDQFSLDLPKGVLSIVGENGTGKSTLLLLAGGRLFPIQGSISILGRSSQDFRNALHDPELERERAKLVSYVYQNMEFESDHSVGDLMNQVFSQGFHPEARADLIPELVTALSLDNALTKRTQELSKGALQRAVIAFAVLYGSQITMMDEPVFAMEEPRKEATMEYLQDYARRSETSLYFTAHNLHLCEQYSDQMLILKKGNTALDSQGYILGPTAEVCTRENLEQAYKVPYETLHRKEGLYRDMLMKRFADGGTPQD, encoded by the coding sequence ATGGACCCAGCAATTCGATTTCAAGACATCAGTTTTTTTTATGTGAACCAAGACGCCCCGGAAAACATCAAGGATGTAACCCCCCAGGATCTCACCTTTCTCTTCGACCAGTTCTCTCTGGACCTGCCCAAGGGGGTACTCTCCATTGTCGGAGAAAACGGCACGGGCAAAAGCACCCTCCTGCTCCTGGCCGGGGGCCGGCTATTTCCAATTCAAGGCAGCATTTCCATCCTCGGCAGGAGCAGTCAGGACTTCCGCAATGCCCTCCACGACCCGGAGCTGGAGCGTGAACGGGCCAAGTTGGTGAGCTACGTGTACCAGAACATGGAGTTTGAGAGCGACCACTCCGTGGGAGACCTCATGAACCAGGTCTTTTCCCAGGGCTTCCATCCCGAGGCCCGGGCCGATCTTATTCCGGAGCTGGTAACCGCGCTTTCCCTGGACAACGCCCTCACAAAGCGCACCCAGGAACTCTCCAAGGGGGCCCTCCAGCGGGCGGTAATTGCCTTCGCAGTACTCTACGGCAGTCAAATCACCATGATGGACGAACCGGTTTTCGCCATGGAAGAACCCCGAAAGGAAGCCACCATGGAGTATCTCCAGGACTATGCCCGGCGGTCGGAAACCAGTCTATATTTTACCGCCCATAATCTCCATCTCTGCGAGCAGTACTCAGACCAGATGCTCATCCTCAAAAAGGGCAATACGGCCCTAGACAGCCAGGGGTACATCCTCGGGCCCACTGCCGAGGTCTGCACCCGGGAGAACCTGGAACAGGCATACAAGGTCCCCTACGAAACCCTACACCGCAAGGAGGGGCTGTACCGGGACATGCTGATGAAGCGCTTCGCCGACGGCGGCACCCCCCAGGATTGA
- a CDS encoding HEPN domain-containing protein, with product MKELSFMQPHEEWLFKADHDLKSAGLLLASEYKLLDAAIYHTQQCAEKSLKAVLSFHKRRIGKTHSLMNLLEVCIGIDEQYQSIYDDCVFLDPFSTLYRYPEGDLLPEEIEVREAISAATKIYERVTAGLAL from the coding sequence ATGAAGGAGTTAAGCTTTATGCAGCCGCATGAGGAGTGGTTATTTAAAGCGGATCATGACTTAAAGTCAGCTGGACTATTACTCGCTTCGGAATACAAATTACTTGATGCTGCTATTTATCATACTCAGCAATGTGCTGAAAAATCGCTCAAGGCAGTTCTTTCCTTTCATAAACGTCGGATTGGTAAAACACATAGCCTGATGAATCTGCTCGAGGTTTGTATTGGGATCGATGAGCAGTATCAGAGTATTTATGATGATTGTGTTTTTCTGGATCCTTTTTCAACCCTTTACCGGTATCCGGAAGGTGATTTGCTTCCCGAAGAAATCGAAGTCCGAGAGGCAATTAGCGCAGCTACGAAAATTTATGAAAGAGTGACTGCCGGGTTGGCCTTGTAA
- a CDS encoding nucleotidyltransferase domain-containing protein: protein MSTGQDQIQSIVSKLINEYHPQEIYLYGSFAWGEPNEDSDIDFCIILPDSKESQADRIRRGLYALKGEKCPVDLLVLTVDEIAERKNHPSTLIYRVINEGVKLYAAA, encoded by the coding sequence ATGAGTACCGGGCAAGATCAGATTCAGAGCATAGTATCCAAGCTCATCAATGAGTATCATCCCCAGGAGATTTATCTTTACGGATCGTTCGCCTGGGGTGAACCCAATGAAGATAGTGATATTGATTTTTGCATTATCTTGCCGGATTCAAAGGAGAGTCAGGCAGATCGAATCAGACGTGGACTGTATGCTTTGAAAGGTGAGAAGTGCCCGGTTGATTTATTGGTCTTGACGGTAGATGAGATTGCTGAGAGAAAGAATCATCCTTCGACACTGATTTATCGGGTTATCAATGAAGGAGTTAAGCTTTATGCAGCCGCATGA